From the Planifilum fulgidum genome, one window contains:
- a CDS encoding transposase, giving the protein RRSQTIERSFADAKELHGLRYARYRGLAKVREQCLLIAVAQNIKKMALLLSKRGKGFVIRLIYQI; this is encoded by the coding sequence CGACGGAGTCAGACCATTGAGCGCAGCTTCGCTGACGCCAAAGAACTTCATGGGCTTCGTTATGCACGCTACAGGGGGCTTGCCAAAGTCAGAGAGCAATGCCTCCTTATTGCCGTGGCTCAAAACATCAAAAAAATGGCCTTGCTCCTCTCGAAGAGAGGAAAAGGCTTTGTGATCCGCCTAATTTACCAAATCTAA
- the ilvA gene encoding threonine ammonia-lyase IlvA, translating into MDQTRADQVDHVKIEDILIASQRLKKVCVHTPLEYNRLLSEKYGCDVHLKREDLQTVRSFKIRGAYNTICSLPEEERKKGVVCASAGNHAQGVAYSCRHLGIPGKIFMPTTTPRQKIHQVKHYGGEYVEVILTGDTFDDSFQRAMDYVKKHQMAFIHPFDDYRTIVGQGTIGIEILNDLKQPPDYVFVTVGGGGLIAGVSSYIKSVYPETKVIGVEPAGAQSMRESLKQGRVVKLEEIEPFVDGAAVKQVGNLTFRICRENVDDVIAVPEGKVCTTILNLYNQHAIVVEPAGALPVSALDFFREQIRGKNVVCIISGGNNDIDRMQEIKERSLIHEGLKHYFIINFPQRAGALREFLDDVLGENDDITRFEYTKKNNKDNGPALVGIELKNREDYASLIERMNKKGFPYIEINKDPQLFHLLI; encoded by the coding sequence ATCACGTCAAAATCGAGGATATTCTCATTGCCAGCCAGAGGCTGAAAAAAGTCTGCGTGCACACTCCCCTTGAATATAACCGCCTCCTGTCCGAGAAATACGGTTGCGACGTCCATTTGAAGCGGGAAGACCTGCAAACCGTCCGTTCCTTCAAAATTCGGGGCGCCTATAACACCATTTGCAGCCTTCCCGAGGAAGAGCGGAAGAAGGGGGTGGTCTGTGCCAGCGCGGGAAACCACGCCCAGGGGGTGGCCTACTCCTGCCGCCACCTCGGGATTCCCGGAAAGATATTCATGCCGACCACGACACCGCGGCAAAAGATCCATCAGGTCAAACATTACGGCGGCGAATATGTGGAAGTGATCCTGACCGGCGATACCTTCGACGATTCCTTCCAGCGGGCCATGGACTATGTCAAGAAGCACCAAATGGCCTTCATCCACCCCTTTGACGATTACCGCACCATCGTCGGGCAGGGCACCATCGGGATCGAAATCCTCAATGACCTGAAACAGCCCCCGGATTATGTGTTTGTCACCGTCGGCGGCGGCGGGCTGATCGCCGGCGTCAGCTCCTATATCAAAAGCGTGTACCCGGAGACCAAGGTGATCGGGGTGGAACCCGCCGGCGCCCAAAGCATGCGGGAGTCGCTGAAACAGGGGCGCGTGGTGAAATTGGAGGAGATCGAACCCTTTGTGGACGGGGCGGCGGTCAAGCAGGTGGGCAATCTGACCTTCAGGATCTGCCGGGAAAACGTGGATGACGTGATTGCCGTGCCGGAAGGAAAAGTGTGCACCACCATCCTGAATTTGTACAACCAACACGCCATCGTTGTCGAACCGGCGGGGGCGCTCCCCGTGTCCGCCCTCGACTTTTTCCGGGAACAGATCCGGGGAAAGAACGTGGTCTGCATCATCAGCGGCGGAAACAACGACATCGACCGGATGCAGGAAATCAAGGAGCGCTCGCTGATTCACGAAGGGCTCAAACACTATTTCATCATCAATTTCCCGCAGCGGGCCGGCGCCCTGCGCGAATTTCTGGACGACGTGCTCGGGGAGAATGACGATATCACCCGGTTCGAGTACACCAAAAAGAACAACAAGGACAACGGCCCGGCCCTGGTTGGAATCGAGCTGAAAAACCGGGAGGATTACGCTTCGCTGATCGAACGCATGAACAAAAAGGGTTTCCCCTATATTGAAATCAACAAGGATCCCCAGCTTTTCCACCTGCTGATATGA